The Thermoproteota archaeon sequence CTGAACGTCATGGGCCTCTATGACACGCTACTGGGTGTGATAATAATCAAGGTGGCGCTGGACATGCCTCTAGACATCTGGATAATGAAGGGATTCTTCGATGGCATCAGCTGGGACATGGAGATGTCCGCTCTGGTTGATGGGTGCAGCAGGCTCCAAGCTTGGTGGAAGGTGGTGATGCCAAACGTCAGGAACGGGCTGATGACCGTCCTAATATTTGGCTTCCTCTCAGGCTGGAGCGAGTTCATCTACGTCCTCACGTTCATTTCCAGCCAGGACTACTGGACCTTTTCCATGCTGGTTTACGCCCTCACCACCGGTGAGTACTCATACATAAACCCGGGCGTGACCTCGGCCGTCGCCATAATTTACATGATTCCCGTAATCCTGTTCTTCCTGTTCGCCCAGCAGTACCTTCTGAGGATCCAGATAGCTGGGAAGGGAGTTGCATAACATCCCTTCCCCCCTATTGCCATATCCTTCACCCCCGTCTCAGCTCGCGATCCCGGTCCAACTCCATGAAGCTAGGTGAAAGGAGGCGGGACCATCGAGTTCGAGGTCAAGCAGCTATGGAGGATCGCAAACTCATCTCTGATCCCTTGGTTCGAAAACTCCCAGACCGTCGTATATCACCTTGGAGTGCTCTAATAGGATTTTCACATCCTTTCTCCCCAGAGAATCTTTATTGATCACTAAT is a genomic window containing:
- a CDS encoding carbohydrate ABC transporter permease, translating into MVSRKHLPWIAFMALLTLPIVLLYTLLFAQSVSEEVVGILPVNLTLSNWEFLKDGNIRVPGTTTQYYPNVYAVTLNTLALALTVAFLELIFSSLAGYAISRYKFRGRSAFLALALVLHSFPGITLLIALFYILNVMGLYDTLLGVIIIKVALDMPLDIWIMKGFFDGISWDMEMSALVDGCSRLQAWWKVVMPNVRNGLMTVLIFGFLSGWSEFIYVLTFISSQDYWTFSMLVYALTTGEYSYINPGVTSAVAIIYMIPVILFFLFAQQYLLRIQIAGKGVA